A part of Aspergillus oryzae RIB40 DNA, chromosome 7 genomic DNA contains:
- a CDS encoding uncharacterized protein (predicted protein) — protein sequence MAIHPTLSPQSNAQGTLSPQQARAISAWSEQAAAHLGNLTISDSVPAADQHRAGPESPSTRGALRGTTVTLSIPLDDPVPSTGNTSAPRVKLLGQPSAQTQQVPSVSFRRREPLRRDSLKRREALLKGKDGSRRRQRWENDRLLNNPWAEPPSSRDWAVEPTYTRHDPMPYYLAPLWDVHYKHIDHTSSRQTAKGTKGEKHRVPKDLRLKLKHARAARGMLQDIEEDIRQFIQRWGEKQLLLERDGLADAPGSSDEDSEDEVVFVGRNGQMHDSPERKKKLQQMREAMHANRERDGEKLVFESLVDDRASGFGRWLVHSIASYYGLHTWSVTVGEPARREAYVGFYPPAPGSRAGLVTTQPTCRQEAMIQPGDALPQPLWTQV from the exons ATGGCCATCCACCCGACGTTGAGTCCTCAATCGAATGCCCAGGGAACTTTGTCCCCGCAGCAAGCCCGGGCGATATCGGCTTGGTCAGAACAGGCGGCTGCGCATCTGGGAAATCTGACCATCTCGGATTCCGTTCCTGCGGCCGACCAGCATCGTGCTGGTCCGGAGTCCCCTTCCACACGCGGTGCCTTGCGAGGGACCACGGTTACACTATCAATTCCACTGGATGACCCGGTCCCCAGCACGGGGAATACATCTGCTCCGAGGGTCAAACTCCTGGGTCAGCCTTCTGCCCAGACACAGCAGGTCCCTTCGGTCAGTTTCCGGCGCCGAGAACCACTCCGTCGTGATAGTTTGAAGAGGCGCGAGGCGCTGTTGAAGGGCAAGGATGGAAGTCGTCGCAGGCAACGCTGGGAGAACG ATCGCCTCCTGAACAACCCTTGGGCCGAacctccatcttccaggGACTGGGCCGTTGAGCCAACGTACACTCGACACGACCCGATGCCTTACTACCTCGCTCCTCTCTGGGACGTCCATTACAAACACATCGATCACACCTCGTCAAGGCAGACCGCAAAGGGCACGAAGGGTGAGAAGCATCGTGTTCCGAAGGACCTCCGCCTCAAGCTGAAGCATGCGCGTGCTGCACGGGGTATGCTTCAGGATATCGAGGAGGATATCCGACAGTTCATCCAGAGATGGGGCGAAAAACAACTCTTGCTCGAGAGGGATGGCCTAGCAGACGCCCCAGGATCGTCTGACGAGGACTCCGAGGACGAAGTTGTGTTTGTGGGTAGAAATGGACAAATGCACGACTCTCCCGAACGCAAGAAAAAGCTGCAACAGATGCGGGAAGCAATGCATGCCAACAGAGAACGGGATGGGGAGAAGTTGGTCTTTGAGAGCCTAGTAGATGATCGGGCCTCTGGGTTTGG TCGCTGGCTCGTCCACTCCATTGCCTCATACTATGGCTTACATACTTGGTCCGTCACTGTGGGGGAACCCGCCCGCCGCGAGGCATACGTTGGATTCTATCCTCCGGCTCCGGGAAGTCGCGCTGGGCTTGTAACCACCCAGCCTACCTGCCGTCAGGAGGCGATGATTCAACCGGGCGATGCTCTCCCGCAGCCTCTGTGGACGCAGGTATGA
- a CDS encoding inositol monophosphatase family protein (salt-sensitive 3'-phosphoadenosine-5'-phosphatase HAL2/SAL1) has protein sequence MEPTHPYVKELEIACLTVQRATLLTKKVLDAVDKGALDKSDSSPVTIADFAAQALIIAAIHRAFPDDDIVGEEDSKALRGNEALLERTWELVSSIHLDDETSEALLYSPKNKEEMLDLIDLGARGTCSRENRSWVLDPVDGTATFINGQQYAVCLALVENGVQKLGVLGSPNLNLETGRMHEDIVDRDGYGYQLFAVAGHGAFMRKMGTGTLLPATRINAKPQITDPKDLDFVDCVAATSSDIVAHERLASHLGAPWPHTTDLWAAQLRYVAIAVGGCNTLIKIPRNASYRSKMWDHAGGMLIVQELGCIVSDLAGNPVDCGLGRTLASCYGMIVAPASIHGQLVEAVKQIM, from the coding sequence ATGGAGCCAACGCATCCTTACGTGAAGGAGCTCGAAATTGCTTGTCTAACGGTGCAAAGAGCTACTCTTTTGACGAAGAAGGTGCTCGACGCGGTCGACAAAGGGGCTTTGGACAAAAGTGACTCGAGCCCCGTGACCATTGCTGACTTTGCTGCCCAAGCATTGATCATTGCGGCAATTCATCGGGCCTTCCCGGACGATGACattgtgggagaagaagactcCAAGGCTCTTCGGGGGAATGAGGCCTTGCTTGAGCGTACGTGGGAACTCGTCTCCTCCATTCATCTTGACGATGAGACGAGCGAGGCGCTCCTTTACTccccgaagaacaaggaggAGATGCTCGACTTAATTGACTTGGGCGCCCGCGGCACCTGTAGCCGAGAGAACCGCTCGTGGGTTTTGGACCCGGTGGATGGCACCGCAACGTTCATCAATGGCCAGCAGTATGCGGTTTGCTTGGCACTCGTAGAGAACGGGGTCCAGAAGCTCGGCGTCTTGGGGAGTCCGAATCTCAACCTGGAAACGGGCCGCATGCACGAGGATATAGTGGACCGAGATGGGTATGGATATCAACTCTTCGCCGTTGCCGGTCACGGTGCATTCATGCGGAAGATGGGGACCGGGACCCTCCTGCCTGCTACTCGCATTAATGCCAAGCCTCAGATCACCGACCCTAAGGATCTTGACTTCGTGGATTGCGTCGCGGCCACTTCCTCAGACATTGTGGCGCATGAACGCCTTGCGTCCCACCTGGGTGCGCCGTGGCCACACACGACGGATCTCTGGGCGGCCCAACTGCGATATGTCGCCATTGCGGTCGGTGGCTGCAATACCTTGATCAAGATCCCACGCAACGCGTCCTATCGATCAAAGATGTGGGATCATGCAGGGGGCATGTTGATCGTGCAGGAGCTAGGCTGTATCGTCAGTGACCTTGCCGGCAATCCGGTGGACTGCGGTCTGGGCAGGACCCTGGCCAGTTGTTACGGAATGATAGTGGCGCCGGCCTCCATCCAtggacagctggttgaagCCGTCAAGCAGATTATGTAG
- a CDS encoding cytochrome P450 (cytochrome P450 CYP4/CYP19/CYP26 subfamilies): protein MRRALHVAQVRGLATGQCRPRVQASRSIIRPREEPFRSSVMLILLGLLCLYTGLYVARTYWRLRHFPGPLVARFTDLGRLWWVKTSRSHHHHMGLHSRYGQYVRLGPNMISISDPDAIPLVYPIRPGVPKSDFYRSMMPYTRKGRSLPLVFNTRDEDLHKRLKTPIAHLYSLSNILTFEAFVDQVLEILFRQFEERFVPDQAPFNLGNWLQYFAFDVMGTMSFSRRYGFLEKGRDDTGLLSAIWAFMKAAAPVTQMPWVDLVWNKNPFIALFRATPAQPILNVVLSRINDRRNELYSTTSTPEKVNERDFLSRFMHIQSNSDTIPPWAVTAWSFSNVIAGSDTTAVAMKTLWYNLLLHPATMHRLRKELVQAQQQSKLSHPFPAWNEISGLPYLNACVNEALRIHPPFCLPFERIVPAEGMTIGDHFFPGGTVIGMNPWVINRHRPTFGEDADAWRPERWLEDPARTRQMENTLLSFGAGRRVCLGKNIALLELKKLTSALVLHYELEIVNPEKFQSQNFFFFKQEGLYAAVKRRSAGSPELYPDDAVPH from the exons ATGCGACGTGCCCTCCATGTAGCTCAAGTAAGAGGACTGGCCACG GGGCAATGCAGGCCTCGTGTACAGGCATCTAGATCAATAATTAGACCAAGAGAGGA ACCCTTCCGATCTAGCGTTATGTTAATACTTCTCGGATTACTATGCCTCTACACTGGCCTCTATGTGGCCCGGACGTATTGGAGATTAAGGCACTTTCCCGGCCCGCTCGTAGCGCGGTTTACGGATCTAGGAAGGCTTTGGTGGGTCAAAACCTCTCGCtcgcaccaccaccatatGGGTTTACACAGTCGCTATGGCCAATATGTTCGGCTAGGGCCTAATATGATATCTATCTCGGACCCCGATGCCATTCCGCTGGTATATCCGATTCGCCCAGGGGTTCCAAAG AGTGATTTTTATCGGTCAATGATGCCATACACCAGGAAAGGCCGTTCATTGCCGCTTGTATTCAATACGCGGGATGAAGACCTTCATAAAAGACTCAAGACTCCGATTGCACACCTGTACTCCTTGTCTAATATCCTGACGTTCGAGGCGTTTGTCGATCAGGTTCTTGAGATCTTGTTTCGCCAATTTGAGGAGCGATTTGTTCCCGATCAGGCGCCCTTCAACCTCGGAAACTGGCTGCAGTATTTTGCATTTGACGTGATGGGGACTATGTCCTTCTCTCGGCGTTATGGTTTCCTAGAGAAGGGGCGAGACGACACGGGTCTCCTTTCCGCTATCTGGGCCTTTATGAAGGCTGCTGCACCG GTCACGCAGATGCCATGGGTTGACTTGGTGTGGAATAAGAACCCCTTCATCGCTCTATTTCGGGCTACACCAGCACAGCCGATCTTGAACGTTGTGCTGTCAAGGATCAACGACCGACGAAATGAGCTCTACAGTACTACGAGTACTCCGGAGAAGGTAAATGAAAGGGACTTTCTGTCCCGGTTTATGCACATCCAGTCGAACAGCGACACTATTCCACCATG GGCTGTGACAGCGTGGTCATTCTCTAACGTGATAGCGGGCTCTGACACGACCGCTGTGGCTATGAAAACACTGTGGTATAACTTACTCTTGCATCCAGCGACCATGCATCGCCTGCGCAAGGAGCTTGTCCAAGCCCAGCAGCAGTCGAAGCTGTCTCACCCGTTCCCGGCATGGAACGAGATTTCCGGATTACCGTACCTCAATGCTTGTGTCAATGAAGCGCTCCGGATACATCCACCATTCTGCCTTCCCTTCGAACGAATCGTTCCCGCAGAAGGGATGACTATTGGCGATCATTTCTTCCCCGGTGGGACAGTGATTGGTATGAACCCTTGGGTAATCAACCGCCATCGGCCAACTTTCGGCGAAGACGCGGACGCCTGGAGACCTGAAAGATGGCTCGAGGATCCAGCTCGCACGCGGCAAATGGAGAACACTCTTCTAAGC TTTGGCGCTGGGAGGCGAGTGTGCCTTGGGAAAAACATTGCGCTGTtagagctgaagaagctcaccTCCGCTCTTGTGCTTCATTACGAG TTGGAGATCGTAAATCCTGAGAAGTTCCAGTCCcagaatttctttttcttcaagcaAGAAGGGTTATACGCGGCGGTCAAGAGACGGTCAGCAGGTTCGCCAGAGCTTTACCCGGATGATGCCGTTCCTCATTGA
- the lap1 gene encoding putative aminopeptidase (transferrin receptor and related proteins containing the protease-associated (PA) domain) — translation MKIRAALALSATASGVLAAVVPQQALLNNPQIHHENEKYLIELAPYQTRWVTEEEKWALKLDGVNFIDITEERNPGFYPTLHQASNVRYPTKMEHVEEVVGLTHRLTKANMERDLEKFTSFHTRYYKSQTGIESATWLYNQVQTVIEQSGAAEHGATVDRFAHSWGQFSIIARIPGKSNKTVVLGAHQDSINLFLPSILAAPGADDDGSGTVTILEALRGLLQSDTVAQGKAPNTIEFHWYSAEEGGMLGSQAIFSQYKQERRDIKAMLQQDMTGYVQGALNAGRKEAVGIMIDYVDRGLTQFLKDVVTAYCNVGYLETKCGYACSDHTSASKYGYPSAMATEAEMENTNKRIHTTDDRIKYLSFDHMLEHAKLTLGFAYELAFASF, via the exons ATGAAGATCCGAGCAGCCCTTGCGCTGAGCGCAACGGCATCGGGCGTTCTGGCCGCCGTAGTTCCACAGCAGGCACTGTTGAATAACCCCCAAATCCATCacgaaaatgaaaaataccTTATAGAATTGGCACCTTATCAGACAAGATGGGtgacggaagaagaaaaatgggCTTTGAAATTG GATGGTGTGAATTTCATTGACATCACCGAGGAACGAAACCCCGGGTTTTACCCCACACTGCACCAGGCTAGTAACGTCCGATATCCCACGAAGATGGAACAtgtcgaggaggttgtcggCTTGACCCACCGCCTCACCAAGGCCAACATGGAGCGGGATCTGGAAAAGTTCACCTCCTTCCACACGCGCTACTACAAGTCCCAGACCGGAATCGAATCGGCGACGTGGCTCTACAATCAAGTCCAGACGGTGATCGAACAATCGGGGGCAGCGGAACATGGCGCGACCGTGGACCGGTTTGCCCATTCGTGGGGTCAGTTCAGCATTATAGCCCGCATTCCGGGTAAATCGAACAAGACGGTCGTATTAGGCGCCCACCAAGACAGTATCAACTTGTTCCTCCCGTCTATTCTGGCTGCCCCGGGAGCTGATGACGACGGCAGTGGAACGGTTACGATCTTGGAGGCGTTGCGTGGTCTGCTGCAGTCAGACACCGTGGCCCAAGGTAAGGCGCCGAATACGATTGAGTTCCACTGGTACTCGGCAGAGGAAGGTGGCATGCTGGGCTCTCAGGCTATCTTTTCTCAATACAAGCAAGAAAGACGCGACATCAAAGCTATGCTCCAGCAGGACATGACCGGTTACGTCCAGGGGGCTTTGAATGCTGGTCGTAAAGAAGCCGTGGGTATCATGATTGACTATGTTGATCGGGGCCTGACGCAATTCCTCAAAGATGTGGTTACTGCA TATTGCAATGTTGGGTATCTCGAGACGAAATGTGGCTACGCTTGCTCCGACCATACATCAGCAAGTAAATATGGCTACCCCTCGGCCATGGCTACCGaggcggagatggagaacaCCAACAAGAGGATCCACACCACCGATGACCGGATTAAATACCTAAGCTTTGACCATATGTTGGAACACGCGAAGTTAACTCTTGGCTTTGCTTATGAGTTAGCGTTCGCTTCGTTTTAA
- a CDS encoding type I polyketide synthase (polyketide synthase modules and related proteins) yields MDWCAKVFQDSSHDVAVVGMGCRLPGNNNTPEELWRSILQKVDASSEIPRMRWEPYQQNAQNARSIGKVPRRGYFVKNLENFDAGFFNISPKEAEQMDPQQRLVLEVTWEALENAGIPLSSLSGSDAAVFMGVNSDDYGKLLLEDLPHVEPWMGIGTAYCGVANRISYHLNLMGPSTAVDAACASSLVAIHLGRQAILSGESKVAIVGGVNAIFGPGLTSVLDKAGALSSDGRCHSFDDAASGYGRGEGAAVVILKNMAEAVKDGDHILATLKGTAVAQDGRTNGIMAPNQKAQELVARKALDVARVDASTIDYVEAHATSTPVGDPTEVSAISAVYGKGRSPDKPCYIGSVKPNVGHLEAGAGAVGFIKAVMSVQKGILPPQANLKTLNTRVNWSEGVQVVQDIEDWPSSGYPRRAGVCSYGYGGTVSHAIIEKYIQTGPAIYSKEQWPKGTQVLLLSSPQRRSLETQAATQAEWMSTVGKQNDLRCVAATLGTRRSHHKYRAAFVVESHDDAAEKLNAFACQMPTKWTTSGGKPEGDDRPVVWVFSGHGAQWTDMAKDLLQYRVFRDVIESVDILVQKEMGFSAIQAMEMGVLNGSDQVQVLTYLMQIGLSEVLRSLGVSCGAVIGHSVGEIAASVAAGCITPAEGTLIVTRRAKLYRRFMGAGGMALFCAPLEQITIEISTQNVNNLVVAINSSPSSCVVSGPKEEIEAFALNLNNKGIKTIHVDTDIAFHHPMLGELMEPLAEALVGYVSPSQSKVAIYSTSASDPRSTMDRGIRYWLDNMVNPVQLTSAISAAAEDGMRLFLEVSSHRIVSHSIEETLLDIGVGDFTVTNTMLRDTPAERTTLYSMAQLHCQGAKIDWNQHMQGAWAPNVPTTTWNHRPICKQVNARSEHTTRMHDVDKHNLLGHRTIIAGDNTVIYETRIDEQTKPFPGNHPVHGCEIIPAAVLMNTFLQGTGAQVLYNFSLRVPVATSEPREVQFVVQSNQSRLCSRLVEGSRTEGDSGWLTHTTSYWAVEQDEQPTTQNIDIEAVKSRINNKLEDSFSIDYLASVGVSAMGFPWVVTEHHGDLDEMVARVDVSPNNDSGEIPWDKGSWAPILDSATSVASTLFFDNPCLRMPAHVKEVKILVEQPPPKIAWLYVKKATGSDYAAHVSICNEGGTVLLHVNSMRFSEIGGAPEDTGSLEGLVHQLAWPPATYSESPLAISHIILISRDEGLANEYAASIDRETQTVSILTIPEELAKIAESEDILHQKDTIVTYIPGCVSNPDDISSASREYAFDLVNIMKYISSSSLSVRVFVLTQRVIKADTATSLAQAPLHGLSRIISSEVPDNWGALIDLEIPVLPLAIMKYVRNADIVRISDGIPRVARLRPLPRTKALPPSGQDSLLPCPSGTYLITGGLGDLGLATADFLVQKGARRIILVSRRALPRRKNWAALVHSASPLAPIIKKILSMESRGATIQAIAIDISSHDAASQLSSRIDDLCFPPIRGVVHAAGVLHNEHVLSVTPDSFERVLAPKIAGSLTLNMLFPPKTVDFMVLFSSCGQFFGFPGQASYASGNAFLDALATYRRSQGDNTIAMQWTSWREIGMAAGSEFVRAELATKGITDISQEEAFQAWMHVSKYDVDHAVVLRSRALEKHEPLPSPLLVDIAIHKISSILTPPPTPPLSASSDLLPLPRNPADRFDSLSRQVRECVANVLQMETDEVASQEPLSNMGMDSVMTVHLRGRLQKSLGVLVPPNLTWSHPSIDHIVKWLMEKTNDKE; encoded by the coding sequence ATGGATTGGTGTGCTAAAGTCTTTCAGGATAGTTCACACGATGTCGCGGTGGTGGGTATGGGATGTCGTCTACCCGGGAACAATAACACCCCTGAAGAATTGTGGCGGTCAATCCTCCAAAAAGTCGACGCCTCAAGTGAGATACCTAGAATGCGGTGGGAGCCATACCAGCAGAACGCACAGAACGCAAGGAGTATCGGTAAAGTGCCCCGTCGGGGCTATTTCGTGAAGAATTTAGAAAATTTTGACGCAGGCTTTTTTAATATTTCGCCCAAGGAGGCGGAGCAGATGGATCCCCAACAGCGCCTTGTATTAGAAGTGACGTGGGAAGCGTTAGAGAATGCAGGTATTCCTTTGAGTAGCCTGTCCGGGTCCGACGCTGCTGTCTTCATGGGCGTGAATTCTGATGATTATGGAAAGCTGCTCCTCGAAGACTTGCCCCACGTGGAGCCATGGATGGGGATAGGAACCGCTTATTGTGGCGTTGCCAACCGAATATCTTACCATTTGAACCTGATGGGTCCAAGTACTGCAGTAGATGCTGCTTGCGCATCTTCACTGGTCGCCATTCATTTGGGAAGACAGGCAATCCTGAGTGGGGAGTCCAAGGTCGCCATTGTAGGAGGAGTAAACGCGATTTTTGGCCCAGGTTTAACGAGTGTACTTGATAAAGCCGGTGCTTTATCATCCGATGGCCGTTGCCACTCGTTTGATGACGCAGCCAGCGGTTACGGTCGTGGTGAAGGAGCCGCAGTGGTTATTCTGAAAAACATGGCAGAAGCAGTCAAGGACGGTGACCACATCCTAGCTACCCTGAAAGGGACAGCAGTTGCTCAGGATGGGCGCACAAATGGAATCATGGCCCCAAATCAGAAGGCGCAAGAGCTGGTAGCGAGGAAGGCACTAGACGTAGCTCGAGTTGACGCGTCAACCATCGATTACGTGGAGGCCCATGCGACTTCGACACCAGTTGGAGATCCAACAGAAGTCTCCGCCATCTCGGCTGTTTATGGAAAGGGTAGAAGTCCGGATAAGCCATGTTACATTGGTTCAGTGAAGCCAAACGTTGGGCATCTTGAAGCAGGCGCAGGCGCTGTTGGCTTCATTAAGGCGGTCATGTCTGTACAGAAAGGCATCCTACCCCCTCAAGCCAATCTAAAGACACTAAACACCCGAGTGAACTGGAGCGAGGGGGTACAGGTTGtacaagatattgaagactGGCCTAGCTCGGGATATCCACGCCGTGCTGGCGTATGTTCCTATGGATACGGAGGTACGGTCTCTCACGCAATCATTGAGAAGTACATCCAAACAGGTCCAGCCATTTACTCAAAGGAACAATGGCCGAAGGGAACAcaggttcttcttctttcatcaCCGCAGAGAAGGTCACTTGAAACCCAGGCAGCCACACAAGCAGAGTGGATGTCCACCGTTGGAAAGCAAAATGATCTAAGGTGTGTGGCAGCCACCTTGGGAACACGTCGAAGCCACCATAAGTACCGGGCAGCGTTTGTCGTCGAAAGCCATGATGATGCAGCTGAGAAGCTGAATGCGTTTGCCTGCCAGATGCCTACAAAGTGGACCACGTCTGGTGGAAAACCAGAAGGTGATGACCGGCCTGTGGTGTGGGTGTTCTCAGGCCACGGCGCCCAATGGACTGATATGGCCAAGGACCTCCTTCAATATCGAGTCTTTCGGGATGTTATTGAATCAGTCGATATACTTGTACAGAAAGAGATGGGCTTCTCAGCCATTCAGGCCATGGAGATGGGAGTACTCAATGGCTCGGACCAAGTCCAAGTTTTGACCTACCTCATGCAAATAGGGCTGAGTGAGGTGCTGCGTTCCCTAGGTGTGAGTTGCGGTGCAGTCATAGGTCACTCGGTTGGTGAGATTGCAGCGTCAGTCGCTGCAGGGTGCATTACTCCAGCTGAAGGCACCCTCATTGTCACTCGGCGTGCGAAGCTCTACCGTCGTTTCATGGGAGCTGGCGGCATGGCTTTATTTTGTGCCCCCCTTGAACAAATTACAATTGAGATCAGCACCCAGAATGTTAATAACCTTGTGGTGGCAATCAACTCGTCTCCATCTTCGTGCGTTGTCTCAGGACcaaaggaagagatcgaggCTTTCGCTCTGAATCTGAACAACAAAGGCATCAAAACAATCCACGTAGACACCGATATTGCGTTTCATCATCCAATGCTAGGTGAGCTTATGGAGCCTCTAGCAGAAGCCCTAGTTGGCTATGTTTCTCCCTCGCAGTCAAAGGTAGCAATCTATTCTACCTCAGCAAGTGATCCGCGCAGCACCATGGATCGCGGTATCCGCTATTGGTTGGATAATATGGTCAATCCAGTGCAGCTAACTTCAGCTATATCTGCGGCCGCAGAGGATGGTATGAGACTCTTCTTGGAGGTTTCCTCACACCGTATAGTCTCCCATTCAATTGAGGAGACCTTGCTCGATATTGGCGTTGGGGACTTTACCGTTACCAACACTATGTTGCGTGACACACCAGCTGAGAGAACCACCCTTTATAGCATGGCTCaacttcattgccaagggGCTAAGATCGACTGGAATCAGCATATGCAAGGTGCCTGGGCCCCTAATGTACCTACAACGACCTGGAACCACCGGCCAATATGCAAGCAGGTCAATGCACGATCTGAACACACTACCAGAATGCATGACGTCGACAAACATAATTTGCTCGGCCATAGAACTATCATCGCGGGTGATAACACGGTCATCTACGAAACCAGGATTGACGAACAGACAAAGCCCTTTCCAGGCAACCATCCCGTGCATGGCTGTGAGATTATCCCGGCCGCAGTCCTGATGAACACCTTTCTTCAAGGGACTGGGGCTCAAGTGCTGTATAACTTTAGTTTGCGTGTGCCTGTTGCTACCAGTGAGCCCCGTGAGGTTCAATTTGTTGTCCAATCGAATCAGTCTCGGCTATGCTCCCGCCTTGTCGAAGGCAGCCGCACCGAAGGCGACAGTGGCTGGCTAACACATACTACCAGCTACTGGGCTGTAGAACAGGATGAACAACCGACCACCCAGAACATTGACATCGAAGCAGTCAAATCCCGTATCAACAACAAGTTAGAAGATAGCTTCAGCATCGACTACCTTGCTTCTGTCGGGGTCTCAGCCATGGGCTTCCCATGGGTCGTCACTGAGCATCACGGCGATTTGGACGAGATGGTCGCCCGGGTCGATGTGAGCCCCAACAATGACAGTGGCGAGATACCCTGGGATAAAGGTTCATGGGCACCAATTTTAGACTCAGCAACATCAGTGGCTTCAACACTATTCTTCGACAACCCCTGCCTTCGAATGCCTGCCCACGTCAAGGAGGTCAAAATCCTAGTCGAACAGCCACCTCCTAAGATAGCCTGGTTGTATGTCAAGAAAGCCACAGGCAGCGATTATGCGGCACATGTCAGCATCTGCAACGAGGGCGGGACTGTCCTGCTTCATGTAAACTCGATGAGATTTTCTGAAATTGGCGGCGCGCCCGAAGACACAGGCAGCCTGGAAGGCCTTGTGCATCAGTTGGCGTGGCCGCCAGCCACTTATAGCGAGAGCCCCCTGGCGATCAGCCATATTATTCTCATCTCAAGAGACGAGGGTCTGGCTAATGAGTATGCAGCTTCTATAGATCGGGAAACACAAACAGTCAGCATTTTAACCATTCCAGAAGAGCTGGCCAAAATTGCAGAGAGTGAAGACATCTTGCATCAGAAGGACACGATAGTTACCTATATCCCAGGGTGTGTATCCAATCCCGATGACATCTCTTCTGCCTCTCGGGAATATGCCTTTGATCTTGTGAATATCATGAAAtatatctcctcttcctcactttcAGTCAGGGTCTTTGTACTCACGCAACGTGTGATAAAGGCCGACACCGCCACCTCATTAGCCCAGGCGCCTTTGCACGGGCTCTCACGCATCATTTCATCAGAGGTACCCGACAATTGGGGGGCCTTAATTGATTTGGAGATACCAGTACTCCCATTGGCAATTATGAAGTATGTTCGGAACGCGGACATCGTCCGGATCTCGGACGGTATTCCACGTGTTGCACGTCTACGTCCATTACCACGCACCAAAGCACTGCCACCTTCAGGACAAGATtcgcttcttccttgtccttctgggACCTATTTGATCACTGGCGGCCTGGGAGACTTAGGCCTAGCAACAGCAGACTTCCTCGTCCAGAAGGGAGCACGCCGAATCATTCTAGTCTCTCGTCGTGCACTCCCCCGCCGCAAGAACTGGGCCGCTCTTGTCCACTCAGCCTCCCCGTTGGCACCGATAATCAAAAAGATCCTTTCAATGGAGTCTCGCGGAGCCACTATTCAGGCAATTGCCATCGACATATCTTCTCATGACGCAGCCTCGCAACTATCCAGTCGCATCGATGACCTGTGCTTCCCTCCCATTCGGGGAGTCGTCCATGCGGCCGGGGTTCTACACAATGAGCATGTCCTGTCTGTCACTCCAGATTCCTTTGAACGTGTCCTCGCACCAAAGATTGCAGGTTCGCTCACCTTGAACATGCTCTTCCCGCCGAAAACAGTAGATTTCATGGTTCTATTCTCCTCATGTGGCCAATTCTTTGGTTTCCCTGGGCAAGCGTCGTATGCATCCGGCAATGCATTTCTCGATGCTCTTGCAACTTATCGTCGCTCTCAGGGAGATAACACTATCGCCATGCAGTGGACGAGCTGGCGCGAAATAGGCATGGCGGCCGGCTCTGAGTTCGTTAGGGCAGAGCTGGCCACCAAGGGAATTACAGACATTTCACAGGAAGAGGCATTCCAGGCTTGGATGCACGTCTCCAAATACGACGTTGATCACGCTGTGGTACTCCGGAGCCGTGCATTGGAGAAACACGAACCACTTCCCAGTCCGCTACTCGTCGACATTGCTATACATAAGATCTCCTCAATCCTCacacctccaccaaccccccCGTTGAGTGCTTCCAGCGATTTACTTCCTCTGCCTCGAAACCCTGCAGACCGGTTCGATTCTCTTAGTAGGCAAGTACGAGAATGTGTCGCGAACGTGCTGCAGATGGAGACCGACGAGGTGGCCAGCCAAGAGCCACTGAGCAATATGGGGATGGACAGCGTGATGACCGTCCATTTACGTGGGCGATTGCAAAAGAGTCTGGGGGTGTTAGTCCCGCCGAACCTTACCTGGAGTCATCCATCGATAGACCACATCGTGAAGTGGTTAATGGAGAAAACCAATGATAAAGAGTAA